The Panicum hallii strain FIL2 chromosome 9, PHallii_v3.1, whole genome shotgun sequence genome has a window encoding:
- the LOC112876738 gene encoding oligopeptide transporter 3, whose product MASRKPAGERAGKQQGEEGEWERCPVEEVALVVPETDDPSLPVMTFRAWTLGLGSCVVLIFLNTFFTYRTQPLTISGILAQILVLPAGRFMAAVLPDREVRILGGRLGSFNLNPGPFNVKEHVIITIFANCGVSYGGGDAYSIGAITVMKAYYKQTLSFVLALLIVLTTQILGYGWAGMLRRYLVDPAEMWWPSNLAQVSLFRALHEKEAGDEKSRGPSRMRFFLIVFFASFAYYALPGYLLPILTFFSWACWVWPHSITAQQVGSGYHGLGVGAFTLDWAGISAYHGSPLVAPWASIANTAVGFVMFIYVIVPLCYWQFNTFDARRFPIFSNQLFTAAGQKYDTTKVLTKDFDLNVAAYDSYGKLYLSPLFAISIGSGFLRFTSTIVHVLLFHGSDMWRQSRLAMNAVKLDVHAKLMQRYKQVPQWWFLVLLLGSVVVSLLMSFVWKEEVQLPWWGMLFAFALAFVVTLPIGVIQATTNQQPGYDIIAQFMIGYALPGKPIANLLFKIYGRISTVHALSFLADLKLGHYMKIPPRCMYTAQLVGTVVAGVVNLAVAWWMLDNIENICDVEALHPDSPWTCPKYRVTFDASVIWGLIGPGRLFGRHGLYRNLVWLFLAGAVLPVPVWLLSRAFPEKKWIALVNIPVISYGFAGMPPATPTNIATWLVTGTIFNYFVFRYRKGWWQKYNYVLSAALDAGTAFMGVLIFFALQNAHHELKWWGTEVDHCPLASCPTAPGIAVKGCPVF is encoded by the exons ATGGCGTCGCGGAAGCCGGCGGGGGAGCGGGCGGGGAAGcagcagggggaggagggggagtgggagcggtgcccggtggaggaggtggcgctggtggTGCCGGAGACGGACGACCCGTCGCTGCCGGTGATGACATTCCGGGCGTGGACGCTGGGGCTGGGCTCCTGCGTCGTCCTCATCTTCCTCAACACCTTCTTCACGTACCGCACGCAGCCGCTCACCATCTCGGGGATCCTCGCCCAGATCCTCGTGCTCCCCGCCGGCCGCTTCATGGCCGCCGTGCTGCCCGACCGCGAGGTCAGGATCCTCGGGGGCCGGCTCGGCAGCTTCAACCTCAACCCGGGGCCCTTCAACGTCAAGGAGCAcgtcatcatcaccatcttcgCCAACTGCGGCGTCTcctacggcggcggcgacgcctaCTCCATCGGCGCCATCACCGTCATGAAGGCCTACTACAAGCAGACGCTCAGCTTCGTCCTCGCCCTGCTTATCGTCCTCACAACACAG ATACTGGGGTACGGCTGGGCCGGTATGCTGAGGAGGTACCTGGTCGACCCTGCCGAGATGTGGTGGCCTTCTAATCTTGCCCAGGTCTCACTCTTCAG GGCGCTGCACGAGAAGGAGGCGGGGGACGAGAAGTCCCGGGGCCCGTCGCGGATGCGCTTCTTCCTGATCGTCTTCTTCGCGAGCTTCGCCTACTACGCGCTGCCGGGGTACCTGCTGCCGATCCTGACCTTCTTCTCGTGGGCGTGCTGGGTGTGGCCGCACAGCATCACGGCGCAGCAGGTCGGGTCCGGGTACCACGGCCTCGGCGTCGGCGCCTTCACGCTCGACTGGGCGGGCATCTCGGCGTACCACGGGAGCCCGCTGGTGGCGCCGTGGGCGTCCATCGCCAACACGGCCGTCGGCTTCGTCATGTTCATCTACGTCATCGTGCCGCTCTGCTACTGGCAGTTCAACACGTTCGACGCCCGCAGGTTCCCCATCTTCTCCAACCAGCTGTTCACGGCGGCGGGGCAGAAGTACGACACCACCAAGGTGCTCACCAAGGACTTCGACCTCAACGTCGCCGCCTACGACAGCTACGGCAAGCTCTACCTCAGCCCGCTCTTCGCCATCTCCATCGGCTCCGGCTTCCTGCGCTTCACCTCCACCATCGTCCACGTCCTGCTCTTCCACGGCAGTGACATGTGGAGGCAGAGCAGGTTGGCCATGAACGCAGTGAAGCTGGACGTGCACGCGAAGCTGATGCAGAGGTACAAGCAGGTACCGCAGTGGTGGTTCCTCGTGCTGCTGCTGGGCAGCGTGGTGGTGTCGCTGCTCATGTCCTTCGTCTGGAAGGAGGAGGTGCAGCTGCCGTGGTGGGGGATGCTCTTCGCCTTCGCGCTCGCCTTCGTCGTCACGCTCCCCATCGGCGTCATCCAGGCCACCACCAACCAG CAACCGGGGTACGACATCATCGCGCAGTTCATGATCGGCTACGCGCTGCCCGGCAAGCCCATCGCCAACCTGCTCTTCAAGATCTACGGCCGGATCAGCACCGTGCACGCGCTCTCGTTCCTCGCCGACCTCAAGCTCGGCCACTACATGAAGATCCCCCCACGGTGCATGTACACCGCCCAG CTGGTCgggacggtggtcgccggcgtggTGAACCTGGCGGTGGCGTGGTGGATGCTGGACAACATCGAGAACATCTGCGACGTGGAGGCGCTGCACCCGGACAGCCCGTGGACGTGCCCCAAGTACCGCGTCACGTTCGACGCGTCGGTGATCTGGGGCCTGATCGGCCCGGGGCGGCTCTTCGGCCGGCACGGGCTGTACCGCAACCTGGTGTGGCTGTTCCTCGCCGGCGCCGTGCTCCCGGTGCCGGTGTGGCTGCTGAGCAGGGCGTTCCCGGAGAAGAAGTGGATCGCGCTCGTCAACATCCCCGTCATCTCGTACGGGTTCGCCGGGATGCCGCCGGCGACGCCCACCAACATCGCCACCTGGCTCGTGACCGGCACCATCTTCAACTACTTCGTCTTCCGGTACCGCAAGGGGTGGTGGCAGAAGTACAACTACGTGCTCTCGGCGGCGCTCGACGCCGGCACCGCCTTCATGGGGGTGCTCATCTTCTTCGCGCTGCAGAACGCGCACCACGAGCTCAAGTGGTGGGGCACGGAGGTGGATCACTGCCCGCTCGCCTCCTGCCCCACCGCGCCGGGCATCGCCGTCAAGGGCTGCCCGGTGTTCTAG
- the LOC112876737 gene encoding protein TORNADO 1 — protein MGDKMIATVSPSKRDHTRDILDIDLQASKDVENIVFYQVPANLGSGLSMESERSLRVHVCTDNSEVNFLDIFLHHLVEYKEKYRNLTDLLFHDIEWQIEGLQLLCSFLGPGSGVKQVEFKKNVFSKKSAFAIVPLSEMLHKNNTIKAVVFSECRIGSTGAMLLASALANNRSMEEFQIWEDSIGSKGAEALSKMIEVNYMLRKLIILDNSPITVAPLISAVLARNRRVEVHIWGHSRGTKGGMDSCKIVEFLPETGCMRIYNNINSTGLQRIACALAWNTTVTTLDMSSVPLKSKWTKELRGVLERNRSLKTVKLSKCALGDKAVVYIAAGLFKNSYLESLSLDGNRFGGLGLEHLLCPLSTFSPLQRQANNTLKVLSFGGQRTNIGRYGVTAILQMLETNQSLIQLAICNDASLKPNDVVKIFTSLERNATLRSFSLRGCKGVEGDIILQTIMATLEVNPWIEEIDLHGTPLHVAGKTDQIYEKLCQNGDHVLPNDFLDLPLSAPTCCRVFLCAQESAGKSTLHNSINECMNPLKSPHTDVTSASKTPVEKMACSNENKTNAFFDGNTKLTMCSLGGNEESFALNDFMFLVHGGPCFFVIVSSLVVKPPNRHPKSIDQTELELIYWLKFLVSNAKRVSPLFLPNVTIVFTHYDKVAHLPEGLEPIAALVQRLREDFHSYAEIYPTVFAVDARSLVSVSRLTHHLRMTAKTVLQQVPRVYEVCNDLVRILHDWRLKNNKAVIKWSEFRDICQFNVPALRLRSRRDNVDKVDTRRRAVAKSLHNLGEIIFFEDLGVLIMDCDWFCRDVLSQLVTLKSIKTERSGFVRKQELERILEEKLSNQIQGSNWRAGASFQGSDVINLLLKLELCYEQDPGNPNTLLLVPAILEGSKEGTQQWHLNVPECRYVGRRLECKDTHMFLTSDFFPRLQVRLHNKIMCLGQQQGALYNLEKNLIYTVINGVHVRVELGKKDSSIGVLACSCKSVTDMVRIFHKLIIPTILNLSSSLMFEESIIRSDCVKYLIPHRFLQTQQLPLKIIKQILLSLPAESMYEYEQTWSAIESNKKIILRSGSDHARDMLSDDDFHEVLHRRYYDLQHLASELAVTPDNHQQPEIIPETDLVDPSILGIAKGVEMVLQRLKRVEQGIRDLKEEIASLRYYEYHLVTELHRKMDYVMNYNIQLEERKVPQMFYLVSVDNRSKQLVTRILPGMRSLRVHMLCEFRREMHVVEDQLGCDLIQVDNQTVKSLLPYMSKFMKLLTFALKIGAHFIVGMGEMIPDLSREVVHLLDSSAMYGTAASAASVGALGAAALYGRGRNSSNQGGASDMGEDMKTARQWLVDFLKGQGILTGMDIAQRFGLWRVRYRDDGHIAWICRKHMAAREEEIFELPL, from the exons ATGGGTGACAAGATGATCGCGACAGTGTCACCTTCTAAGAGGGACCATACCAGAGATATTCTAGATATTGATTTGCAGGCCTCCAAGGATGTGGAGAACATTGTGTTCTACCAGGTTCCAGCAAACTTGGGATCAGGCTTGTCCATGGAAAGTGAGAGATCACTAAGAGTTCATGTCTGCACAGACAACAGTGAAGTCAACTTCCTGGACATTTTTCTTCATCACCTTGTGGAGTACAAAGAGAAGTACAGAAATTTGACGGACCTCCTATTCCATGATATAGAATGGCAGATTGAAGGTTTGCAACTTCTCTGTTCATTTTTAGGCCCTGGCTCGGGTGTGAAGCAGGTGGAATTCAAGAAGAATGTTTTCAGCAAAAAATCAGCATTTGCTATTGTTCCACTCTCTGAAATGCTTCACAAGAACAACACCATCAAAGCAGTTGTTTTCTCTGAATGTAGAATTGGATCCACTGGAGCCATGTTGCTTGCTTCAGCTTTGGCAAACAACAGAAGCATGGAGGAGTTCCAAATCTGGGAGGACTCCATAGGCTCCAAGGGGGCTGAGGCACTCTCCAAGATGATTGAGGTGAATTATATGCTGAGGAAGTTGATTATACTTGACAACAGTCCCATTACAGTGGCTCCACTTATCTCTGCTGTGCTGGCACGCAACCGCAGAGTGGAGGTTCACATATGGGGACACAGTCGTGGCACTAAAGGTGGCATGGACAGCTGTAAAATTGTTGAGTTCCTGCCAGAGACTGGGTGCATGAGGATCTACAACAACATTAACTCCACAGGGTTGCAACGAATTGCTTGTGCTCTGGCATGGAATACCACAGTGACGACACTAGACATGTCTAGTGTCCCGCTAAAGTCCAAATGGACCAAAGAGCTTAGAGGGGTCCTTGAACGGAACAGGAGCCTGAAAACTGTCAAGCTTAGCAAGTGTGCCCTTGGGGACAAAGCAGTGGTGTATATAGCTGCAGGGCTCTTCAAGAACAGCTATTTAGAGAGCTTGAGTTTGGATGGAAATAGATTTGGTGGACTAGGGTTGGAGCATTTGCTATGCCCTCTTAGCACCTTTTCTCCACTTCAGAGACAAGCCAATAACACATTGAaggttttgagttttggaggACAGCGAACGAATATAGGCAGGTATGGTGTAACTGCAATCTTGCAGATGTTGGAGACAAACCAGAGCCTAATTCAGTTGGCAATATGCAATGATGCAAGCTTGAAACCAAATGATGTGGTCAAAATTTTTACTAGTTTAGAAAGGAATGCCACTCTTCGAAGCTTTTCTTTGAGAGGCTGCAAGGGAGTTGAAGGGGACATAATCCTGCAGACCATTATGGCAACTTTAGAGGTTAATCCTTGGATTGAAGAAATTGACCTGCACGGAACTCCTTTGCACGTTGCTGGTAAAACCGACCAGATCTATGAGAAGCTCTGTCAGAACGGGGATCATGTTCTGCCAAATGATTTTCTCGATTTGCCACTGAGTGCTCCTACTTGCTGTCGAGTTTTTTTATGTGCCCAGGAATCAGCAG GTAAAAGCACGCTACATAACTCCATAAATGAGTGCATGAACCCATTAAAGTCGCCTCATACGGATGTAACAAGTGCTTCGAAGACTCCGGTTGAGAAAATGGCGTGCTCCAACGAGAATAAAACTAATGCTTTCTTTGATGGTAACACAAAATTGACAATGTGTAGTCTTGGTGGGAATGAGGAGAGTTTTGCCTTGAATGATTTTATGTTTTTGGTGCATGGTGGTCCATGTTTTTTCGTGATTGTATCTAGCTTGGTTGTAAAGCCTCCTAATAGGCACCCCAAAAGCATAGATCAGACTGAATTGGAGCTGATATACTGGCTGAAGTTTTTGGTTTCAAATGCTAAGAGAGTTTCACCATTGTTTCTTCCCAATGTAACTATAGTTTTCACTCATTATGACAAGGTAGCTCATCTACCAGAAGGGCTAGAGCCAATTGCTGCACTTGTACAAAGGCTCAGAGAGGACTTCCATTCATATGCAGAGATTTACCCCACTGTTTTTGCTGTGGATGCAAGATCATTGGTTTCAGTAAGTAGACTCACTCATCACTTGCGGATGACAGCTAAGACAGTTCTCCAGCAAGTACCTCGAGTTTATGAAGTATGCAATGATTTGGTTAGAATTTTGCATGATTGGAGGTTGAAGAATAATAAAGCTGTCATCAAATGGTCTGAGTTTCGTGACATATGTCAGTTCAACGTTCCAGCGCTAAGATTGAGATCAAGGCGTGATAATGTGGATAAAGTGGACACAAGAAGACGTGCTGTTGCGAAATCACTGCATAACTTGGGTGAAATCATATTTTTTGAGGACCTTGGAGTGCTGATCATGGATTGTGACTGGTTCTGTCGAGATGTTCTCAGCCAATTAGTTACATTGAAATCAATCAAGACAGAAAGAAGTGGCTTTGTCCGCAAACAAGAGCTGGAGAGGATTCTAGAAGAGAAGCTGTCCAACCAGATTCAAGGGTCAAACTGGAGAGCTGGTGCTTCCTTTCAAGGCAGTGATGTCATAAATTTGCTGTTGAAACTCGAATTGTGTTATGAACAGGATCCTGGGAACCCAAACACGCTACTTCTAGTACCAGCTATTCTTGAGGGAAGCAAAGAAGGGACTCAACAGTGGCACTTAAACGTGCCAGAATGCAGATATGTAGGAAGGCGTCTTGAATGCAAAGATACACACATGTTTTTGACAAGTGATTTCTTTCCAAGGCTTCAG GTTCGTCTGCACAACAAAATCATGTGCCTGGGACAACAACAGGGTGCACTCTACAACTTGGAGAAAAACCTTATCTATACAGTGATCAATGGTGTCCATGTAAGAGTGGAGCTGGGAAAGAAAGACTCATCCATAGGTGTGCTTGCGTGCTCCTGCAAAAGTGTTACTGACATGGTCAGGATATTCCACAAGTTAATAATCCCTACCATACTAAACTTGTCTTCCAGTTTGATGTTTGAGGAAAGCATTATCAGATCGGACTGTGTGAAGTATCTCATACCACATAGGTTCCTCCAAACACAGCAGCTGCCTCTGAAAATAATAAAGCAAATTCTTTTGTCGTTGCCAGCAGAAAGCATGTATGAATATGAGCAAACATGGAGTGCAATTGAAAGCAATAAAAAGATCATTTTACGATCAGGATCAGACCATGCCAGAGATATGCTATCAGATGATGACTTCCATGAAGTTCTTCACCGAAGGTACTATGATCTACAGCACCTCGCATCTGAACTTGCTGTCACCCCAGACAATCATCAGCAACCCGAAATCATCCCTGAAACAGATTTGGTTGATCCTTCCATATTAGGCATTGCAAAAGGTGTTGAGATGGTTCTCCAAAGACTGAAGAGAGTGGAACAAGGAATAAGGGACCTCAAGGAGGAAATCGCAAGCTTGAGGTATTACGAGTATCACCTTGTGACTGAACTCCACAGGAAAATGGACTACGTGATGAATTACAATATCCAGTTGGAGGAAAGGAAAGTGCCTCAGATGTTCTATCTTGTAAGCGTGGACAACCGGTCCAAACAGCTGGTCACAAGAATACTGCCTGGGATGCGGTCCCTACGGGTGCACATGCTGTGTGAGTTCCGAAGAGAGATGCATGTAGTGGAAGACCAGCTCGGCTGTGACCTGATTCAAGTGGACAACCAGACGGTGAAATCCTTGCTGCCTTACATGAGCAAGTTCATGAAGCTGCTAACCTTCGCTCTCAAGATCGGCGCACATTTCATTGTCGGGATGGGGGAGATGATACCTGACCTGAGCAGGGAAGTCGTGCACCTGCTAGACTCCTCAGCCATGTATGGCACGGCTGCATCGGCCGCATCAGTGGGGGCTTTAGGTGCAGCAGCACTGTATGGAAGAGGGAGGAACAGCAGCAACCAAGGTGGCGCTAGCGACATGGGAGAGGATATGAAGACAGCCAGACAATGGCTTGTGGATTTCTTGAAAGGGCAGGGGATTTTGACAGGGATGGACATAGCACAGAGATTTGGCCTGTGGAGGGTTCGGTACAGAGATGATGGCCACATTGCATGgatctgcaggaagcacatggccGCAAGGGAAGAGGAGATCTTCGAGCTGCCACTTTAA
- the LOC112876739 gene encoding transmembrane protein 256 homolog, whose protein sequence is MVAPTDPMLWHKVAAVSGVAALGLGTYGAHMFRPKNPAYKEVWHTASLYHLVHTAALLGAPITKHPNVFGGLLTAGIVLFSGTCYTVAYLEDRKFSSPAPLGGFAFIGAWASLLF, encoded by the exons ATGGTGGCGCCGACGGATCCGATGCTGTGGCACAAGGTGGCCGCCGTCTCCG GGGTCGCCGCTCTGGGACTCGGCACCTACGGCGCGCACATGTTCCGCCCCAAGAACCCCGCGTACAAGGAG GTTTGGCACACCGCGTCCCTGTACCATCTCGTCCACACCGCCGCGCTGCTCGGGGCTCCCATCACAAAACATCCCAACGTT TTCGGAGGGCTCCTCACTGCTGGAATCGTACTGTTCTCTGGAAC GTGCTACACCGTGGCATATCTTGAAGACAGGAAGTTTTCTTCACCGGCACCACTGGGTGGCTTTGCGTTCATCGGAGCTTGGGCCAGCCTTCTCTTCTGA